In the genome of Desulfovibrio sp. Huiquan2017, the window CGTGGACGAACACCCGAACCTGTACCACATCTACCTGAAGATGCTCTTCAACGAAAATTTCCCCCTGCGCGAGCGGTTTCTCGGCGAGATCCGCGGCGCACACGCCAAGTACCTCCGGCAACTTATCGAGGGCGGCATCCGATCCGGGCAGCTCCCGGCCTCGCTGGACGTGGACATGGCCGTGTTCACCGTGCACGCGGTCATGGACCGCTTCATCCAGGGCTATGCCGTGCCATCGTTGGACAACGGACTCGCGCCCGCCGCATCCTTGCCGGACCGGGCCCGCGCCCTGGCCGCCTTCCTGCGCCACGGCCTGGCAGACATCCCTTCACAGGAGTAACCGAATGCATCTTTTCCAAAGCGACTATTTCGCCACCCTGGGCCTGGCCGACATCCGCGACAAGGTCGAAGCACACGAGCGCCTGTCCTTCGACGACGGCGTGCGCCTGTTCCGCTGTCCCGAACCTTTGGCCGTGGGTGCCCTGGCTCACCGTGTGCGCAGCCGACTGCATGGCGACAAGACCTTCTACGTGGTCAACCGCCATGTGAACTACACCAATATCTGCGTCAACGGCTGCGTGTTCTGCGCCTACCAACGGGAAGAGGGGCAAAGCGGCGGTTTTGTCCTGACCCGCGACGACGTCCTGACCAAGCTTGCGGCCGCTGCGCTGCCGCCGCGCGAAGTCCACATCGTGGGCGGCTGCCACCCCAAGCTCGGATTAACCTATTTCGAGGACATCCTCTCCGCCGTGCACGAGCGATACCCCGATGCGGTCCTCAAATGCTTCACCGCCGTGGAGATCGCCCATTTCGCCCGGCTCGAAGGCATTGCGGCCCGGGAAGTCCTGACCCGACTCAAGGCCGCCGGACTCGGCATGCTTGCCGGAGGTGGAGCCGAGATCTTCGCCCCGGAGGTTCGCGAACGGCTCTGCCCGCGCAAGGCCACGGCGGATGAGTGGCTGTCCATCCACGAGGAGGCCCACGGCCTGGGGCTCAAAACCAATGCCACCATGCTCTTCGGGCATATCGAAACCATTGATGACCGTGTGGATCATCTTGTCCGACTGCGCGAGTCCCAGGACCGGGGAGGCGGCTATACCTGTTTCATTCCCCTGCCCTTCCTGACCAAGAACAGCCGACTGACGATCGACAATCCCCTGACCGGCCTGGAGGAACTCAAGACCATCGCGGTCTCCCGCCTGCTGTTGGACAACATCCCGCACATCAAGGCCTATTGGGTCATGCTCGGAGTCAAGCAGGCCCAGGCGGCCCTCAAGTTCGGAGCCGACGACTTCGACGGCACGGTCATCGAGGAAAAGATCGGCCACGAGGCCGGAGCCACTTCGGAACAGGGGCTGTCCCGCTCGGAATTGACAGACATGATCCGGGGCTGCGGCTGCACCCCCGTGGAGCGCGACGGTTTTTTCAACGAGGTGTAGGGCCGCTTCCGGCGGCGGATGAAGGAGGAAAGAAACCCTTTTGAAAAGGGCATCCCTTCCCCCCGCCAAGTTTTTTAGGCCGCTTCGCGGGATGGAGGAAACGGAAAGACAATGCAGGTGAGATGGATATGAACGAGCTTGAAAGCATTTATGAGAAAGTTTTGGACGGGGAGCGAATTGAGTTCGCCGAAGCCGAACGACTGTATGCCGGTGCGGATTTCCACGACCTCGGGAGGCTGGCCCACCAGGTACGACTGCGCAAGCACCCCGAGCCCATGGTCACCTACGTGGTGGACCGGAACATCAACTATTCCAATATCTGCGTTTGCTGCTGCAAATTCTGCGCGTTCTTCCGCGAACCTGGGGCCCCGGACGGATACGTACTCTCCTTCGAGGAGATCGG includes:
- a CDS encoding TetR/AcrR family transcriptional regulator; this encodes MTKKTFENLPEEKQRRVLDEATVEFAEHGYHQASVNRIVDRLGIAKGSLFKYFGNKQGLFEHIFSSAVTGFKKPLKAIRDTPDLDFFERMEQSFLAGTRFVDEHPNLYHIYLKMLFNENFPLRERFLGEIRGAHAKYLRQLIEGGIRSGQLPASLDVDMAVFTVHAVMDRFIQGYAVPSLDNGLAPAASLPDRARALAAFLRHGLADIPSQE
- the mqnE gene encoding aminofutalosine synthase MqnE, whose amino-acid sequence is MHLFQSDYFATLGLADIRDKVEAHERLSFDDGVRLFRCPEPLAVGALAHRVRSRLHGDKTFYVVNRHVNYTNICVNGCVFCAYQREEGQSGGFVLTRDDVLTKLAAAALPPREVHIVGGCHPKLGLTYFEDILSAVHERYPDAVLKCFTAVEIAHFARLEGIAAREVLTRLKAAGLGMLAGGGAEIFAPEVRERLCPRKATADEWLSIHEEAHGLGLKTNATMLFGHIETIDDRVDHLVRLRESQDRGGGYTCFIPLPFLTKNSRLTIDNPLTGLEELKTIAVSRLLLDNIPHIKAYWVMLGVKQAQAALKFGADDFDGTVIEEKIGHEAGATSEQGLSRSELTDMIRGCGCTPVERDGFFNEV